A genomic region of Bacteroidota bacterium contains the following coding sequences:
- the folK gene encoding 2-amino-4-hydroxy-6-hydroxymethyldihydropteridine diphosphokinase produces the protein MRDLYILLGSNMGNSVEQLHKAVSLLDAQFGNHQLSSLYKTKAWGNTQQPDFYNQVIIYHTSLRPQQIFKITQKVEKEMGRERKEKWGPRMIDIDILFLGSVIYYSNLLSVPHPQLHKRRFTLEPLCELAPEFIHPVKNKKLKELLEVCADDLEVERV, from the coding sequence TTGAGGGATTTATATATATTGTTAGGCAGCAATATGGGCAATAGTGTGGAGCAACTTCATAAAGCTGTAAGTTTGTTGGATGCCCAATTTGGCAATCATCAATTATCATCATTATATAAAACCAAAGCTTGGGGCAATACCCAGCAGCCCGATTTTTACAACCAAGTTATTATATATCATACTTCGCTTAGGCCACAGCAAATATTTAAAATTACGCAAAAGGTAGAAAAAGAAATGGGCCGTGAACGCAAAGAAAAATGGGGCCCAAGAATGATAGATATTGATATATTGTTTTTGGGAAGTGTGATATATTATAGTAATCTGCTTTCTGTTCCGCATCCACAATTGCATAAAAGAAGATTTACATTAGAGCCTTTGTGTGAGTTGGCCCCAGAGTTTATACATCCTGTAAAAAATAAGAAGCTCAAAGAATTGTTGGAGGTTTGTGCTGATGATTTGGAGGTGGAACGGGTTTAG
- a CDS encoding L-threonylcarbamoyladenylate synthase, with amino-acid sequence MLLTIHPKTPNERECKKAVELLQKDGIIIIPTDTIYAIACRANNKNGIERICKLIGKKPEKANLSLLCSDLSHLSDFCQQINNPVFRMMKTCLPGAFTFILNANNNVPKIFRNTSKKTIGIRVPDCSITRTLIEMLDEPLVSASLHSTDLVEEYLTDPELIHEAYEQQVDAVIDGGTGGNIPSTVVDCTGDEPEIIRQGKGELP; translated from the coding sequence TCCATCCCAAAACGCCCAATGAGCGTGAATGCAAAAAAGCTGTAGAGCTTTTGCAAAAGGATGGAATTATTATAATCCCTACCGATACCATCTATGCCATAGCTTGTAGGGCAAATAATAAAAATGGAATTGAACGCATTTGCAAACTCATCGGTAAAAAACCTGAAAAGGCGAATTTGTCCTTGTTGTGTTCTGATTTGAGCCACCTTTCCGATTTTTGTCAGCAGATAAACAATCCAGTTTTCAGGATGATGAAAACCTGTTTGCCTGGAGCATTCACTTTTATATTGAATGCCAATAATAATGTCCCGAAAATTTTCAGAAACACCTCCAAAAAAACTATTGGTATCCGTGTGCCCGACTGCAGTATAACCCGCACTTTAATAGAAATGCTCGATGAACCTCTGGTGTCAGCCTCATTGCATAGTACCGATTTGGTGGAAGAATATTTAACAGACCCAGAATTAATTCACGAAGCTTACGAGCAGCAAGTGGATGCCGTGATTGATGGCGGAACAGGTGGGAATATTCCATCGACCGTAGTTGATTGTACGGGCGACGAGCCAGAAATTATCAGGCAGGGAAAAGGAGAATTGCCTTGA